The following are encoded together in the Cyanobacterium aponinum PCC 10605 genome:
- a CDS encoding tellurite resistance TerB family protein, giving the protein MFGNQANFAPAEAFTIIILFSAISDGSFEDEEKDIILNILKRMKTFRYYGGNIVQLMSNCLKYLLKDPIQALAQSVISLPQELHETVFVVATDIIMSDGKVTEKEAATLDMLAKYLSISPTQVTKIIEVIAIKNKG; this is encoded by the coding sequence ATGTTTGGAAATCAAGCCAATTTTGCCCCCGCCGAAGCCTTTACCATCATCATACTATTTAGTGCGATCTCCGATGGTAGTTTTGAGGACGAAGAAAAGGACATTATTCTTAATATTCTCAAAAGAATGAAAACTTTTCGTTACTATGGGGGCAATATCGTACAGTTAATGTCAAATTGTCTTAAATATTTGCTAAAAGATCCAATTCAGGCTTTGGCACAAAGTGTTATCTCTTTGCCTCAAGAATTACACGAAACAGTTTTCGTTGTGGCGACAGATATTATTATGTCTGATGGAAAAGTTACAGAAAAAGAAGCGGCAACTCTAGATATGTTAGCTAAATATTTATCTATCAGTCCTACTCAGGTAACAAAAATTATTGAAGTAATTGCTATTAAAAATAAAGGATAA
- a CDS encoding DNA-directed RNA polymerase subunit beta' produces MTSNQKETKNKTFYNKVIDKGGLKKLIAKTFTEQGSARCASVCDQLKTLGFRYATQAAVSISVEDLKIPPIKKEMLAEAESTIKNTLSRYANGEITEVERFQKVIDTWNDTSESLKDEVVKNFRETDPLNSVYMMAFSGARGNISQVRQLVGMRGLMADPQGEIIDLPIKTNFREGLTVTEYIISSYGARKGLVDTALRTADSGYLTRRLVDVSQDVIIRENDCGTHRGIEVTPMKDGDRILIPLSDRLFGRVLAEDVIDPDTGEVIATRNQAIDDDLAKAIGKAVDKVKVRSPLTCETARSVCQKCYGWSLAHGDWVNMGEAIGIIAAQSIGEPGTQLTMRTFHTGGVFTGEVARRITTPTSGTVKFSKKLKVRETRTRHGDQKLVVEVTGDVIVGAEKISVPKDSLLAVREGDVIQENDLIAEVMPQKTRSTEKVTKDVATDLSGEVHFADIAPESKTDKQGNTTTTASRNGLIWVLSGQVYNLPPGAEPAVKNGDKVKPGSVLAETKLKTKSGGVCRFEEGSREIEIITASVSLDQADIYLEHHGSQQQYVIHTQKGDRFALKVVQGTKVQNNQVVAELIDDTYTTNTGGLIRYAGLETGRGNKKQGYEVIKEGTIVWIPEESHEINKDISLLLVEDGQYVEAGTEIVKDIFCQSSGVVEVVQKNDILREIIVKPGQLYLDLDPDYLANIDEDNIIPPGTQIAPNNITEEEYFAQFVDTNEGVGLLLRPIRQFEVINTTQSPSQESLNTQGSAINLKPVMRTFFKDGERVKSVEGVQLVTTQLVLETHEGMSADIELVPHEAEEGCFRLQIVVLESVLLRRELETEPNIITRVLVEDGQEIAPGDVVGTTQILCQEEGIIQGVREGVEAIRRVLVVRKSDMIDIQTESKPTCKAGDFVTQGDLLAENITSPESGKVLKVEDNRVVLRYARPYRVSAGAILHIEQGDLVQRGDNLVLLVFERAKTGDIVQGLPRIEELLEARKPKEPALLARRPGFCQVEYRDDEAIDVKVIEDDGTITEYPLSPNQNIIVNDNQRVETGDPLTDGLASPHELLEIFYAYYQEQEDNQGMFECALAALEKAQLFLVNQVQGVYQSQGIDISDKHIEVIVRQMTSKVRVDDGGDTIRLPGELVELRQIEKDNETMSITGGAPVQYTPLIMGITKSSLNTDSFISAASFQETTRVLTEAAIEGKNDWLRGLKENVIIGRLIPAGTGFNAYERQDWEGNDVVREVNGNDYALMDESNRLSSSLTDDEDVIIDDQSARTYSPDSMIIDDDE; encoded by the coding sequence ATGACTTCTAATCAGAAAGAGACTAAAAATAAAACTTTCTATAATAAAGTAATCGATAAAGGGGGCTTAAAAAAGCTAATCGCTAAAACTTTTACCGAACAAGGTTCTGCCCGTTGTGCTTCTGTTTGTGACCAGTTAAAAACTTTGGGTTTCCGTTATGCGACTCAAGCGGCGGTTTCTATTAGTGTGGAAGATTTGAAAATTCCTCCTATCAAAAAAGAAATGTTAGCAGAGGCTGAGTCCACCATCAAAAATACTCTCAGTCGTTATGCTAATGGTGAAATTACTGAAGTTGAACGTTTCCAGAAGGTAATCGATACTTGGAATGATACTTCTGAATCTTTGAAAGATGAAGTAGTCAAAAATTTCCGTGAAACTGATCCTCTTAACTCTGTCTATATGATGGCGTTTTCTGGGGCGAGGGGAAATATCTCTCAGGTACGTCAGTTGGTTGGTATGCGCGGCTTAATGGCTGATCCTCAAGGAGAAATCATTGACTTACCCATTAAAACTAATTTCCGTGAAGGTTTAACCGTTACTGAATATATTATTTCTTCTTATGGCGCTCGTAAAGGTTTAGTAGATACCGCTTTGCGTACCGCAGACTCTGGTTATTTAACCCGTCGTTTAGTGGATGTTTCTCAGGATGTAATTATTCGGGAAAATGATTGTGGTACTCACCGAGGTATCGAAGTTACTCCCATGAAAGACGGCGATCGCATTTTGATTCCTTTATCTGATCGTTTATTTGGAAGAGTATTAGCAGAAGATGTGATTGATCCTGACACAGGGGAAGTTATTGCTACCCGTAATCAAGCCATTGATGATGATTTAGCAAAAGCCATTGGCAAGGCGGTTGATAAAGTAAAAGTAAGATCTCCTTTAACCTGCGAGACCGCTCGTTCGGTGTGTCAAAAATGCTATGGATGGTCATTGGCTCACGGTGACTGGGTAAATATGGGAGAAGCGATCGGGATTATTGCCGCTCAATCTATTGGTGAACCCGGTACTCAGTTAACCATGCGAACTTTCCACACAGGAGGAGTATTTACTGGGGAAGTTGCTCGTCGTATTACTACTCCAACCTCTGGTACGGTTAAATTCAGCAAGAAATTAAAAGTCCGTGAAACTCGTACCCGTCATGGAGATCAGAAATTAGTTGTTGAGGTAACAGGGGATGTTATCGTTGGTGCTGAAAAAATTTCTGTACCCAAAGATAGTTTATTAGCGGTCAGAGAAGGGGATGTAATTCAAGAGAATGACCTCATTGCTGAAGTAATGCCCCAAAAAACCAGATCCACAGAGAAAGTAACTAAAGACGTTGCTACAGACTTATCTGGAGAAGTGCATTTTGCAGATATTGCCCCTGAAAGTAAAACCGATAAACAGGGTAATACTACTACAACCGCCTCTCGTAATGGTTTGATTTGGGTGTTATCGGGACAGGTTTACAATTTACCCCCCGGTGCCGAACCTGCAGTGAAAAATGGTGACAAAGTTAAGCCCGGTTCTGTATTAGCGGAAACCAAGTTAAAAACAAAAAGTGGTGGTGTTTGCCGTTTTGAAGAAGGTAGCCGAGAAATCGAAATTATTACTGCTTCCGTTTCTTTGGATCAGGCAGATATTTATCTCGAACATCATGGTAGTCAACAACAATACGTTATTCACACCCAAAAAGGCGATCGCTTCGCTTTAAAAGTAGTTCAGGGTACAAAAGTACAAAATAATCAGGTTGTTGCTGAATTAATTGATGATACCTATACCACTAACACTGGAGGGTTAATTCGCTATGCAGGGTTAGAAACAGGGCGAGGTAACAAAAAACAAGGTTATGAGGTAATCAAAGAGGGAACTATTGTCTGGATTCCTGAAGAAAGTCACGAAATTAATAAAGACATCTCCTTGTTATTAGTAGAAGATGGTCAATATGTAGAAGCAGGAACAGAAATTGTTAAAGATATTTTCTGTCAGTCTAGTGGGGTGGTTGAGGTTGTTCAGAAAAATGATATTTTGAGAGAAATTATCGTTAAACCGGGTCAACTATACCTTGACTTAGATCCTGACTATTTAGCTAATATCGACGAAGATAATATTATTCCTCCGGGTACTCAAATTGCTCCTAATAATATTACTGAGGAAGAATACTTTGCCCAATTTGTTGATACCAATGAAGGGGTTGGTTTATTATTACGTCCTATCAGACAATTTGAAGTAATCAATACTACTCAATCTCCTTCCCAAGAATCATTGAATACTCAAGGTTCAGCTATTAACTTAAAACCCGTAATGCGTACTTTCTTCAAAGATGGAGAAAGAGTTAAAAGTGTTGAAGGAGTACAGTTAGTTACCACTCAATTAGTACTAGAAACCCATGAGGGCATGAGTGCGGATATTGAGTTAGTTCCCCACGAAGCCGAAGAAGGTTGTTTCCGCTTACAAATTGTGGTATTAGAATCCGTCCTTTTACGTCGTGAATTGGAAACAGAACCCAATATTATCACTCGTGTTTTAGTGGAGGATGGACAAGAAATTGCTCCGGGAGATGTAGTTGGTACAACTCAAATTCTCTGTCAAGAGGAAGGTATTATTCAAGGGGTAAGAGAAGGGGTTGAAGCAATCCGTCGTGTGTTAGTGGTCAGAAAATCTGACATGATTGATATACAAACTGAGTCTAAGCCTACTTGTAAGGCAGGAGATTTTGTCACTCAAGGGGATCTATTAGCGGAAAATATAACTTCTCCTGAATCAGGTAAAGTTCTGAAAGTGGAAGATAATCGAGTAGTCTTACGTTATGCTCGTCCTTATCGTGTGTCTGCGGGTGCGATTTTACATATTGAGCAAGGGGATTTAGTTCAACGGGGTGATAATTTAGTATTACTCGTATTTGAACGGGCAAAAACAGGGGACATCGTTCAAGGTTTACCAAGAATTGAAGAATTACTCGAAGCGCGTAAACCCAAAGAACCTGCCTTGTTAGCACGTCGCCCCGGCTTCTGTCAAGTGGAATATCGTGATGATGAAGCGATCGATGTTAAGGTAATTGAGGATGATGGTACTATTACTGAGTATCCTTTGAGTCCTAACCAAAACATTATCGTGAATGACAATCAAAGAGTGGAAACGGGCGATCCTTTAACTGATGGTTTAGCTAGTCCTCATGAATTACTGGAAATCTTCTATGCCTACTATCAAGAGCAAGAGGATAATCAAGGAATGTTTGAGTGTGCTTTAGCGGCATTAGAAAAGGCTCAACTATTTTTGGTTAATCAGGTTCAAGGGGTATATCAATCTCAAGGTATCGACATTTCTGATAAACATATTGAGGTGATTGTGCGTCAGATGACTTCTAAAGTAAGAGTTGATGACGGTGGTGATACTATCCGTTTACCTGGGGAGTTAGTGGAATTGCGTCAAATTGAAAAAGACAATGAAACCATGTCTATCACTGGCGGCGCACCTGTACAATATACTCCTTTGATTATGGGTATCACTAAATCCAGCTTGAATACTGATAGCTTTATCTCAGCGGCAAGTTTCCAAGAAACAACAAGGGTACTTACAGAAGCTGCGATCGAGGGTAAAAATGATTGGTTAAGAGGTTTGAAAGAAAACGTAATCATTGGGCGTTTAATTCCTGCGGGTACTGGCTTCAATGCTTATGAACGTCAGGATTGGGAAGGAAACGACGTTGTCAGAGAGGTAAATGGTAATGATTATGCTCTTATGGACGAAAGTAATCGCTTATCTTCTTCTCTTACGGATGATGAAGATGTAATTATTGATGATCAGTCTGCTCGTACTTATTCTCCTGACAGTATGATTATTGATGATGATGAGTAA
- the rpmI gene encoding 50S ribosomal protein L35, translating to MPKVKTKKSAAKRFRVTGSGKKIFRRKANKNHLLEHKTAEQKRRRLSNLTLVHENDVKEVRLMLPYSKR from the coding sequence ATGCCTAAAGTAAAAACTAAGAAATCAGCCGCTAAACGTTTCCGAGTTACTGGCAGTGGCAAAAAAATCTTTCGTCGTAAAGCGAACAAAAATCACTTACTAGAACATAAAACTGCCGAACAAAAACGTCGTCGTTTAAGTAATCTTACCTTAGTACACGAAAACGATGTTAAAGAAGTTCGTTTAATGTTGCCCTATTCTAAAAGATAA
- the katG gene encoding catalase/peroxidase HPI, whose amino-acid sequence MTTTGGKCPVMHGGVTTNSMSNMEWWPKSLNLDILSQHDSKTNPLGADFNYREEVKKLDVAALKEDLHRLMTDSQDWWPADWGHYGGLMIRLSWHAAGTYRIADGRGGAGTGNQRFAPLNSWPDNVNLDKARRLLWPIKKKYGNKLSWADLITYAGTIAYESMGFKTFGFAFGREDIWHPEKDIYWGSEKEWLAPSDNPQSRYSGERELENPLAAVMMGLIYVNPEGVDGNPDPLKTAHDVRVTFARMAMNDEETVALTAGGHTVGKCHGNGDAGLLGAEPEASNIEDQGLGWINKTHRGIGRNAVTSGIEGAWTTYPTQWDNGYFRLLLNYDWELKKSPAGAWQWEPINVKEEDKPVDVEDPSIRRNLVMTDADMAMKMDPEYRKISERFYRDPEYFADVFARAWFKLTHRDMGPKTRYIGPDAPQEDLIWQDPIPTGNSNYDIQSVKKKIAESGLTIREMVCTAWDSARTFRGSDKRGGANGARIRLSPQKDWEGNEPVRLAKVLTILESIAQDSGASVADVIVLAGNVGIEKAAKAGGFDITVPFSPGRGDATDEMTDVESFAPLEPIHDGYRNWLKKDYAVSPEELMLDRTQLMGLTAPEMTVLVGGMRVLGTNYGGTKHGVLTDREGVLTNDFFVNLTDMNYQWKPAGNNLYEICDRISDQVKWTATRVDLVFGSNSILRSYAEVYAQDDNKEKFVHDFVTAWTKVMNADRFDLA is encoded by the coding sequence ATGACAACAACTGGTGGAAAATGCCCCGTGATGCACGGTGGTGTAACAACAAACAGTATGTCGAATATGGAATGGTGGCCGAAATCACTCAACCTCGATATTTTGAGTCAGCACGATAGCAAAACCAACCCCCTCGGAGCGGATTTTAACTATCGGGAAGAAGTAAAAAAACTTGACGTAGCCGCCCTCAAAGAAGATTTACACAGACTAATGACAGATAGTCAGGATTGGTGGCCTGCCGATTGGGGGCATTATGGTGGCTTGATGATTCGTTTAAGTTGGCACGCCGCCGGTACTTATCGTATTGCCGATGGTCGAGGTGGTGCTGGTACTGGTAATCAACGTTTTGCTCCTCTCAATTCTTGGCCTGATAATGTCAACTTAGATAAAGCTCGTCGTTTACTTTGGCCTATTAAGAAAAAATATGGCAACAAACTCAGTTGGGCTGATTTGATTACCTATGCAGGTACGATCGCATATGAATCTATGGGCTTTAAAACCTTTGGTTTTGCCTTTGGACGAGAAGACATTTGGCATCCAGAAAAAGACATTTATTGGGGTTCAGAAAAAGAATGGCTTGCTCCTAGCGATAATCCTCAAAGTCGCTATTCTGGTGAACGAGAATTAGAAAATCCTTTAGCCGCCGTGATGATGGGGCTAATTTATGTTAATCCTGAAGGAGTGGACGGCAACCCAGACCCCCTTAAAACTGCCCACGATGTGCGTGTTACCTTTGCTCGTATGGCGATGAATGATGAGGAAACAGTGGCTCTTACTGCGGGTGGTCATACGGTGGGAAAATGTCACGGTAACGGTGACGCAGGGTTACTGGGTGCTGAACCTGAAGCCTCTAACATAGAAGATCAGGGCTTAGGTTGGATTAATAAAACTCATCGTGGTATCGGTCGTAATGCCGTAACCAGTGGTATTGAAGGAGCATGGACAACTTATCCTACTCAATGGGACAACGGCTATTTCCGCCTATTACTTAATTACGACTGGGAACTGAAAAAAAGTCCAGCAGGTGCTTGGCAGTGGGAACCCATCAACGTCAAAGAAGAAGATAAGCCTGTGGATGTGGAAGACCCCTCCATTCGCCGTAATTTGGTTATGACTGATGCTGATATGGCGATGAAAATGGATCCTGAATATCGGAAAATCTCCGAGCGATTTTATCGTGACCCGGAATATTTTGCCGATGTCTTTGCTCGTGCATGGTTTAAACTGACTCACCGAGATATGGGACCTAAAACCCGTTACATTGGTCCTGATGCACCCCAAGAAGACCTAATTTGGCAAGATCCTATTCCTACGGGAAATAGCAACTATGATATTCAATCTGTGAAAAAAAAGATTGCAGAGAGTGGTTTAACCATCCGTGAAATGGTATGTACCGCTTGGGACAGTGCCAGAACTTTTCGGGGTTCTGACAAGCGTGGAGGGGCTAACGGGGCACGTATTCGCCTAAGTCCTCAGAAAGATTGGGAAGGTAATGAGCCTGTACGTTTAGCTAAAGTATTGACCATACTCGAAAGTATCGCTCAAGATAGTGGTGCAAGTGTTGCTGATGTGATTGTATTGGCGGGGAATGTTGGTATTGAGAAAGCCGCTAAAGCAGGAGGTTTTGATATTACCGTTCCTTTTTCTCCCGGTCGTGGTGATGCTACAGACGAAATGACAGATGTAGAATCCTTTGCACCCCTAGAACCCATACACGATGGCTACCGTAACTGGCTTAAAAAAGATTATGCCGTTAGTCCAGAAGAATTAATGCTCGATCGCACCCAACTGATGGGATTAACAGCCCCTGAGATGACGGTTTTGGTTGGTGGAATGCGTGTTTTGGGTACTAATTATGGCGGTACTAAACACGGCGTTTTAACTGATCGTGAAGGCGTATTAACCAACGATTTCTTTGTGAATCTCACAGATATGAATTACCAATGGAAACCTGCAGGTAATAATTTGTATGAAATCTGCGATCGCATCAGTGATCAAGTTAAATGGACAGCAACAAGAGTTGATCTAGTATTCGGCTCAAATTCAATTCTTCGTTCCTATGCCGAAGTTTATGCCCAAGACGATAATAAAGAGAAGTTCGTCCATGACTTCGTAACTGCTTGGACAAAAGTAATGAACGCTGACCGTTTTGATTTAGCTTAA
- the rplT gene encoding 50S ribosomal protein L20, giving the protein MTRVKRGNVARKRRKKILKLAKGFRGSHSKLFRTANQQVMKALRNAYRDRRKKKRDFRRLWITRINAAARVHGISYSQLINKLDKANISLNRKILAQLAIQDAEAFQKVVELAVNA; this is encoded by the coding sequence ATGACTAGAGTAAAAAGAGGTAACGTCGCTCGTAAAAGACGTAAAAAAATATTAAAGTTAGCTAAAGGTTTTCGTGGCTCTCATTCCAAGCTCTTCCGCACGGCTAATCAACAGGTGATGAAGGCTTTGCGTAATGCTTACCGCGATCGCCGTAAGAAAAAAAGAGATTTTCGTCGTCTCTGGATTACCAGAATTAATGCGGCTGCCAGAGTACATGGCATTAGCTATAGTCAACTAATCAATAAATTGGATAAAGCGAATATCAGCTTAAATCGCAAAATCTTAGCCCAATTAGCTATTCAAGACGCTGAAGCATTCCAAAAAGTAGTTGAATTAGCGGTTAACGCCTAG
- a CDS encoding proton extrusion protein PcxA, with protein MFNRLFRSTKRWISNSLENALEEAYQRALTIKKIEDEHFKGQKISFQNCDYGESVWAYFQSELKSNLRVIKVKINQFKTNKSIHTFLSSKSKNSHYNYNHSGDYNFEYEQEIILEKLNFIDQILDKYNADYYETSSVKIDSNSPNQNINNNPSLAKQKNIQKQDKNDNNFESSLETVSDKTSVLPRSFLRTIDRIKQEIDPKSSESEQDVLNRFRKSKYKTAISIKFLLLLIIVPLLVHNVAKIALGKVFIDPYFSRHEEIVFINQDLQEEALIELKNFEENLNLKVMLGIIPELSIEEKEHEIKAKAQELGEEYRRESANAIKNIFADVFSLIAFGIVIYFSKRELQILKSFIDETIYGLSDSAKAFLIILFTDMFVGFHSPHGWEVILESISRHFGLPENRDFNFLFIATFPVILDTVLKYWIFRYLNRISPSAVATYKNMNES; from the coding sequence ATGTTTAATCGTCTTTTTCGTTCTACCAAACGCTGGATTAGTAATAGTTTAGAAAATGCCCTAGAAGAAGCATATCAAAGAGCATTGACGATCAAAAAAATAGAAGACGAGCATTTTAAAGGTCAGAAAATATCATTTCAAAATTGTGACTATGGGGAAAGTGTTTGGGCTTATTTTCAGAGCGAATTAAAATCAAATTTAAGAGTTATTAAAGTAAAAATTAATCAATTTAAAACAAATAAATCGATACATACTTTTTTATCATCTAAATCAAAAAATAGTCACTATAACTATAACCACTCTGGAGATTATAATTTTGAATATGAACAAGAGATCATACTAGAAAAATTAAATTTTATTGATCAAATACTAGATAAATATAATGCTGACTATTATGAAACATCATCTGTAAAAATAGATTCTAACTCTCCAAACCAAAATATAAATAATAACCCTTCCTTAGCAAAGCAAAAAAATATTCAAAAACAGGATAAAAACGATAATAACTTTGAATCTAGTTTGGAAACCGTTTCAGATAAAACTAGCGTTTTGCCCCGCTCATTTTTAAGGACTATTGATAGAATCAAGCAAGAAATAGACCCAAAATCATCCGAAAGTGAACAGGATGTTCTTAATAGGTTTAGAAAATCAAAATATAAAACTGCCATATCTATTAAGTTTTTATTACTATTAATAATAGTGCCTTTATTAGTGCATAATGTAGCCAAAATAGCATTAGGAAAAGTATTTATCGATCCTTATTTTAGTCGCCATGAAGAAATAGTTTTTATTAATCAAGATTTACAAGAAGAAGCCTTAATAGAATTGAAAAACTTTGAGGAAAACCTAAATTTAAAAGTGATGTTAGGTATAATTCCAGAGTTATCCATTGAAGAAAAAGAACATGAAATAAAAGCCAAAGCCCAAGAATTAGGAGAAGAATATCGTCGGGAAAGTGCTAACGCCATCAAAAATATTTTTGCTGATGTATTTTCTTTAATTGCCTTTGGTATTGTTATCTACTTTAGTAAAAGGGAATTACAAATTTTAAAGTCTTTCATTGATGAAACTATCTATGGTTTGAGTGACTCAGCAAAGGCTTTTCTGATTATTCTTTTTACAGATATGTTTGTGGGATTTCACTCCCCCCACGGTTGGGAAGTAATTTTAGAAAGTATTAGTCGTCATTTTGGCTTACCCGAAAATAGAGATTTTAATTTTCTTTTTATTGCTACTTTTCCCGTTATTCTCGATACAGTTTTAAAATATTGGATTTTCCGTTATCTCAATCGCATTTCTCCTTCTGCGGTAGCTACTTATAAGAATATGAATGAATCCTAG
- a CDS encoding NAD(P)/FAD-dependent oxidoreductase, protein MSKNTKFQILIIGGGAAGITVASQLKNKNSKLNIAIIEPSENHYYQPAWTLVGGGEFQLEDTVKHEDNLIPQGVTWIKDFAENIDPENNQVTTKSGNVFSYEYLVVCPGITIDWDKIKGLRENLGKNGVTTNYMKEYAPYTWETIKNFQGGTAIFTFPAGAIKCPGAPQKIMYLAEEAFTRQGVREKTNIVYGNATGKMFGVPAYNAPLEKIVDRKNINVKYGHNLVEIKGDTKEAIFATGEGETVTIKYDMIHVSPPMTTYDFIKQSPLANEQGWVDVDQFTCQHTKYKNVFGLGDSSSLPTSKTAAAIRKEAPVVVANILALMSQKTPQEKYGGYACCPLITGYGKTIMAEFDYSKQPTPSFPLDPTQERASMWLVKKYILPWLYWNRMLKGKPFEPDSWRFLLPKN, encoded by the coding sequence ATGAGTAAAAACACAAAATTTCAGATATTAATTATTGGAGGGGGAGCGGCTGGAATTACTGTTGCTTCCCAGTTAAAAAATAAAAATTCTAAACTAAATATTGCTATTATTGAACCTTCTGAAAATCATTATTATCAACCTGCTTGGACATTAGTAGGAGGAGGAGAATTTCAATTAGAAGACACGGTTAAACATGAAGATAATTTGATTCCTCAAGGGGTAACATGGATTAAAGATTTTGCAGAAAATATTGATCCTGAAAATAATCAAGTTACGACTAAATCGGGGAATGTTTTTTCCTATGAATATTTAGTTGTTTGTCCGGGTATAACCATTGATTGGGACAAAATTAAGGGCTTAAGGGAAAATTTGGGCAAAAATGGGGTGACAACCAATTATATGAAGGAATATGCCCCTTATACATGGGAAACAATCAAGAATTTTCAAGGGGGTACAGCTATTTTTACCTTTCCCGCCGGGGCAATTAAATGTCCGGGAGCTCCACAGAAAATTATGTATTTAGCGGAAGAAGCCTTTACTAGACAAGGAGTTAGGGAAAAAACCAATATTGTTTATGGTAATGCAACGGGTAAAATGTTTGGTGTTCCTGCTTATAATGCACCATTAGAAAAAATTGTCGATCGCAAAAACATTAATGTTAAATACGGACATAATTTAGTAGAGATAAAAGGAGATACAAAAGAAGCAATTTTTGCCACGGGAGAAGGGGAAACAGTAACGATTAAATATGACATGATTCATGTGTCTCCACCGATGACTACTTATGATTTCATTAAACAAAGTCCTTTAGCGAATGAGCAAGGATGGGTGGATGTTGATCAATTTACCTGTCAGCATACTAAGTATAAAAATGTGTTTGGTTTAGGTGATTCTTCTTCTTTACCCACTTCAAAAACTGCGGCGGCTATTAGGAAAGAAGCTCCAGTAGTTGTGGCAAATATTTTAGCTTTAATGAGTCAAAAAACCCCCCAAGAAAAATATGGCGGCTATGCTTGTTGTCCTTTAATTACGGGTTATGGAAAAACCATCATGGCAGAGTTTGACTATAGTAAGCAACCAACTCCTAGTTTTCCTCTTGATCCCACTCAAGAGAGAGCTAGTATGTGGTTAGTGAAAAAATATATTTTGCCTTGGTTATATTGGAATAGAATGCTGAAGGGTAAGCCTTTTGAACCTGATAGTTGGCGTTTTCTTTTACCAAAAAATTAA
- the aroB gene encoding 3-dehydroquinate synthase, with protein MASIISVNLPENSYSIHINAGGLNNIGEKASHLAIGKKILVVSNPEIFDYYGQITIDSLQNQGFEVNYHLIPAGENYKNLESIAQIYDTALKCRLERNSTLMALGGGVVGDMTGFAAATWLRGINFVQIPTSLLAMVDASVGGKTGVNHPQGKNLIGAFYQPKLVLIDPSVLKTLPEREFRAGMAEVIKYGVIWDKNLFEALESAQSIDSLNNFDEALLNDILTRSCQAKADVVGQDEKESGIRAILNYGHTIGHAIESLTNYETFVHGEAVAIGMVAAGRVAVKMGLWTENEAHRQDELIAKTGLPTTIPHYLKVEEIIDHLQMDKKVKDGKVRFILPEAIGKVQICDRISSEILSETLSVLID; from the coding sequence ATGGCATCAATAATATCCGTTAATCTACCCGAAAACTCTTACTCAATCCACATCAATGCTGGGGGATTAAATAATATTGGAGAAAAAGCAAGTCATTTAGCTATTGGTAAAAAAATTCTCGTTGTTTCTAACCCAGAAATTTTTGACTACTATGGACAGATAACGATCGATTCTCTACAAAATCAAGGTTTTGAGGTAAATTATCATTTAATACCCGCAGGGGAAAATTACAAAAACCTAGAATCTATTGCCCAAATTTATGATACTGCTCTTAAATGCCGATTAGAACGCAATTCCACTTTGATGGCATTAGGCGGAGGAGTGGTAGGAGATATGACAGGTTTTGCGGCCGCCACTTGGTTAAGAGGAATTAATTTTGTCCAAATTCCCACTTCTCTTTTAGCGATGGTAGATGCTTCTGTGGGGGGGAAAACAGGGGTTAATCACCCTCAAGGAAAAAATTTGATTGGAGCTTTTTATCAGCCGAAATTAGTTTTAATCGATCCTTCTGTTTTGAAGACATTACCTGAAAGGGAGTTTCGGGCAGGTATGGCAGAGGTGATTAAATATGGAGTGATTTGGGATAAAAACCTTTTTGAAGCCCTAGAATCGGCTCAGAGTATTGATAGCTTAAATAATTTTGATGAGGCTCTCCTAAATGATATTTTAACTCGTTCCTGTCAAGCTAAAGCAGATGTAGTCGGTCAAGATGAGAAAGAGTCTGGTATTAGAGCGATTCTTAATTATGGTCATACTATTGGTCATGCCATCGAAAGTTTAACTAATTATGAGACTTTTGTTCATGGAGAAGCGGTGGCAATTGGGATGGTAGCGGCGGGTAGAGTTGCTGTGAAAATGGGATTATGGACAGAAAATGAAGCCCATCGGCAAGATGAATTGATTGCTAAAACTGGTTTACCTACAACTATCCCCCATTATCTCAAGGTAGAAGAAATTATCGATCATCTACAAATGGATAAAAAAGTTAAAGACGGTAAAGTAAGGTTTATTCTTCCTGAAGCTATTGGAAAAGTACAAATATGCGATCGCATCTCCTCTGAAATTTTATCGGAAACTCTCTCTGTTTTGATTGATTAA